The Chitinophagales bacterium genome includes a window with the following:
- the fabG gene encoding 3-oxoacyl-[acyl-carrier-protein] reductase — MALLKGKTALITGASRGIGYHIAKCFAAEGADIAFTYLNSVEKAKALENELSQSGIKARAFRSDAASFNESEQLLNEVLSEFETIDILVNNAGITKDNLILRMNEQDWDAVLNANLKSVFNLTKVCSRNFLKQRKGSIINISSVVGISGNAGQSNYAASKAGIIGFSKSIADELGARNIRCNVIAPGFIQTEMTGELDENTKAQFLKNIPLNRAGSGAEVANTALFLASDLSSYVNGQVISVCGGLSR; from the coding sequence ATGGCATTGTTAAAAGGCAAAACTGCATTAATTACCGGAGCGAGCAGGGGGATAGGATATCACATAGCCAAATGCTTTGCCGCAGAAGGTGCTGATATTGCTTTTACTTATCTTAATTCTGTTGAAAAGGCAAAAGCGCTGGAAAATGAGCTTTCTCAATCCGGCATAAAAGCCAGGGCATTTCGGTCTGATGCAGCCTCGTTTAATGAGAGTGAACAACTTCTTAATGAAGTACTTTCTGAATTTGAAACCATAGATATTCTTGTGAACAATGCAGGCATCACAAAAGACAATTTGATATTGCGCATGAACGAACAAGATTGGGATGCAGTGCTCAATGCCAATTTGAAATCCGTTTTCAACCTCACAAAAGTCTGTTCGCGCAATTTTCTGAAACAGAGAAAAGGCTCAATTATCAATATTTCTTCTGTAGTTGGCATCAGTGGAAATGCAGGGCAAAGTAATTATGCCGCTTCAAAAGCCGGAATTATCGGTTTTTCAAAATCTATAGCTGATGAATTGGGTGCGCGAAATATCCGATGCAATGTTATTGCTCCGGGCTTTATCCAAACTGAAATGACCGGTGAACTGGATGAAAATACAAAAGCACAATTTTTGAAAAATATACCGTTAAACAGAGCAGGTAGTGGTGCTGAAGTAGCCAATACTGCTTTGTTTCTGGCATCTGATCTTTCTTCTTATGTTAATGGCCAGGTTATCAGCGTATGCGGTGGCCTGTCCCGCTAA
- the sucD gene encoding succinate--CoA ligase subunit alpha, protein MSVLVNKNSKVIVQGFTGKEGSFHAEQMIEYGTNVVGGVTPGKGGSKHLDKPVFNTVSEAVKEAGADVSVIFVPPPFAADAIMEAAEAGIKVIICITEGIPVQDMVKVKSYLSDKDCRLVGPNCPGVITPGEAKVGIMPGFIHNPGKIGIVSRSGTLTYEAVDQVTKAGLGQSTCIGIGGDPIIGTTTKEAVELLMNDPETDGIIMIGEIGGGMEAEAARYVRDHGTKPVVGFIAGQTAPEGRTMGHAGAIVGGKDDTAKAKMEIMKECGIHVVESPAYIGTTMVEALKGASV, encoded by the coding sequence ATGAGTGTATTAGTGAATAAAAATTCGAAAGTAATAGTGCAGGGGTTTACCGGTAAAGAAGGTTCTTTCCATGCAGAACAAATGATTGAATATGGCACCAATGTAGTTGGTGGAGTAACCCCTGGAAAGGGCGGGTCAAAGCATTTGGACAAGCCGGTTTTCAATACCGTTTCAGAAGCTGTGAAAGAAGCCGGAGCAGATGTTTCTGTAATTTTTGTTCCGCCCCCCTTTGCAGCAGATGCCATTATGGAAGCTGCCGAGGCAGGAATTAAAGTGATCATTTGTATTACTGAAGGCATTCCTGTACAAGATATGGTAAAAGTAAAATCTTACCTCAGTGATAAAGATTGCCGACTGGTAGGCCCGAATTGTCCCGGAGTGATTACTCCCGGTGAAGCAAAAGTGGGTATTATGCCCGGTTTTATTCACAATCCCGGAAAAATCGGAATTGTTTCCAGGTCGGGGACTTTGACTTATGAGGCGGTTGACCAGGTTACCAAAGCCGGATTGGGACAATCCACTTGTATCGGAATTGGTGGAGACCCAATTATTGGCACTACTACCAAAGAAGCTGTGGAATTGTTGATGAACGACCCCGAAACTGATGGCATTATTATGATCGGTGAAATTGGTGGCGGAATGGAAGCCGAGGCTGCACGCTATGTGAGAGACCACGGAACTAAACCCGTTGTAGGTTTCATTGCCGGACAAACCGCTCCAGAAGGTAGGACCATGGGACATGCCGGAGCCATTGTTGGTGGAAAAGACGATACGGCCAAAGCCAAAATGGAAATAATGAAAGAATGCGGGATTCATGTAGTTGAATCTCCTGCATATATTGGTACTACTATGGTTGAAGCTTTAAAAGGAGCTTCGGTATAA
- a CDS encoding ATP-binding cassette domain-containing protein, with translation MIELRDVHKSFGEEHVLKGISTSFEPGKTNLVIGRSGSGKSVLMKCEVGLIPLDSGEILYNDRSFQKMNRKEQKAIRMEIGMLFQGNALFDSMTVEENIRFPLDMFSNMTKKEKIDRVNFCLERVNLEGSNHKAPSEISGGMKKRVALARAIVQQPKYLFCDEPNSGLDPKTAIVIDHLIRDITIDQNITTVVNTHDMNSVMGIGDKVLFLHQGRKHWEGSNKEILKTDNPELYDFVFASEFLKKLKEEKAS, from the coding sequence ATGATAGAATTGAGAGATGTACATAAATCATTTGGTGAAGAACATGTGTTAAAAGGCATTTCCACTTCTTTTGAGCCTGGGAAAACCAATCTTGTAATTGGCAGAAGTGGTTCTGGAAAATCTGTTTTAATGAAATGTGAAGTAGGTCTTATACCGCTTGATTCTGGTGAAATTTTGTATAATGATCGCAGCTTCCAAAAAATGAACAGAAAAGAACAAAAAGCCATCCGTATGGAAATAGGCATGCTTTTTCAGGGCAATGCACTTTTTGATTCTATGACTGTGGAAGAAAACATACGCTTCCCATTGGATATGTTTTCCAATATGACAAAAAAAGAAAAAATTGATCGTGTGAATTTTTGCCTGGAACGTGTAAACCTTGAAGGCAGTAATCACAAAGCACCTTCAGAAATCAGTGGTGGAATGAAAAAAAGGGTGGCACTTGCCCGCGCTATTGTTCAACAACCAAAATACCTGTTCTGTGATGAACCCAATTCAGGATTAGATCCTAAAACAGCAATTGTAATTGACCACCTGATACGGGATATTACTATTGATCAAAATATTACTACAGTAGTAAACACCCATGATATGAACTCTGTAATGGGCATTGGTGATAAAGTCTTATTTCTCCATCAAGGAAGAAAACACTGGGAAGGCAGTAATAAAGAAATTCTAAAAACAGACAATCCCGAATTGTACGATTTTGTTTTTGCTTCTGAGTTTTTGAAAAAACTAAAGGAAGAAAAAGCTTCTTAA
- a CDS encoding ABC transporter permease: protein MNFFYHFGKYILLLTSTFVKPEKFSMYWKESMRQMKLIGVGSFGIISVMALFIGAVTAIQFAYQLEDNIIPMWWIGLIVRNSMILELAPTLSCLLLAGKVGSNISSELGTMRISEQIDALEIMGVSTAGYLVGPKVLASLVVVPLLVVSAVFFGVYGGMVAGTLSGIYSQEEFIRGMQEPLDNYDIFIMYIKAVIFAFIITSISCYQGFYASGGALDIGASSTKAVVYSSISLIIANFLIAYLFL from the coding sequence ATGAATTTCTTTTATCATTTCGGAAAATATATTCTGCTGCTCACAAGCACATTTGTCAAGCCTGAGAAATTCAGCATGTATTGGAAAGAATCCATGCGACAGATGAAATTGATCGGTGTGGGTTCATTTGGGATCATCTCTGTTATGGCTCTTTTTATTGGAGCTGTTACAGCCATTCAGTTTGCTTATCAGTTAGAAGACAATATCATTCCTATGTGGTGGATTGGTTTGATCGTAAGAAACTCTATGATACTAGAGCTTGCCCCTACTCTATCCTGCCTTTTACTCGCAGGAAAAGTAGGATCCAACATTTCCTCTGAACTGGGCACTATGCGTATTTCAGAACAAATTGATGCACTGGAGATTATGGGTGTCAGCACTGCGGGCTATCTTGTTGGCCCCAAAGTATTGGCATCTCTCGTAGTCGTTCCTTTATTGGTTGTTTCAGCAGTATTCTTTGGGGTTTATGGTGGTATGGTAGCCGGAACACTTTCAGGAATTTACAGTCAGGAGGAGTTTATTCGCGGCATGCAAGAGCCCTTAGACAATTATGACATCTTCATTATGTATATAAAAGCAGTAATTTTTGCATTTATTATCACATCTATTTCCTGTTACCAGGGATTTTATGCAAGCGGGGGTGCGCTGGATATTGGCGCATCAAGTACCAAAGCAGTTGTTTACAGTAGTATAAGTCTTATTATCGCTAATTTTTTAATCGCTTACCTTTTCCTATGA
- a CDS encoding SDR family oxidoreductase, which translates to MRIVVSGGTKGIGRSIVEIFAANGFDVALCSRNAMDLNKLKTHLEDEYGVEVLVKVADVSIKQELLDFAATVKKEWDKIDVVVNNAGIYRAGLLHEEEDGVLEKMINTNLYSAYHLSRAFIPGMKKLKSGHIFNISSIAGKEICKNTGAYGVSKFAMTGLNKALRAELMHFGIKVTAVIPGATLTASWEGEDYSEDRLIPADDIAQLVWNCFNLSKQTVVEEIVVRPQMGDL; encoded by the coding sequence ATGAGAATTGTAGTTAGTGGAGGTACAAAAGGTATTGGAAGAAGCATTGTGGAAATATTTGCTGCCAATGGTTTTGATGTAGCTCTTTGTTCCAGAAATGCTATGGATTTGAATAAGCTAAAAACTCATCTTGAAGATGAATATGGTGTTGAAGTGCTGGTAAAAGTAGCGGATGTTTCCATTAAACAAGAGCTTCTGGATTTTGCAGCTACAGTTAAAAAAGAATGGGACAAAATTGATGTTGTAGTAAATAATGCAGGAATCTATCGTGCGGGATTATTGCATGAAGAGGAAGACGGTGTTCTGGAAAAAATGATAAATACCAATTTATACAGTGCTTATCATCTGAGTCGTGCTTTTATTCCTGGAATGAAAAAACTAAAATCAGGTCACATCTTTAATATTTCTTCAATTGCAGGTAAGGAAATTTGTAAAAATACCGGAGCTTATGGGGTTTCTAAATTTGCAATGACGGGGTTGAATAAAGCTTTGAGAGCTGAACTTATGCATTTTGGAATAAAAGTGACTGCTGTAATTCCGGGAGCTACTCTTACTGCTAGTTGGGAGGGGGAGGATTATTCTGAAGACCGACTGATACCTGCGGATGATATTGCCCAATTGGTGTGGAATTGTTTTAATCTGTCAAAACAGACTGTAGTGGAAGAAATTGTGGTGCGGCCACAGATGGGGGATTTGTAA
- a CDS encoding DUF4837 family protein yields the protein MRCNSLLLFILTLLLFSLFSACDANNSKSQRTILPDSNGAVDEILIVADPLHLEDSTRKILSNVFSGPYDVLPQYEPRLISRFISYNKMTDLLSRFRTIVIVADLEKKGKARDFTLENVPQQIIDSGERNFYIKKNAWAEPQLIICLFANDQHNLWKAIQSQGDYLCEVIQKYQEPFLKKILFAKGHNYELEKTLREKYHIKMEIPEEYILAQEEDDFLWIRRETTVSSENIMLYFEPYAFEKDIENYGIPWRNKLGKKYISTQIDSTYMTTDSILPVMASIKKINGTEIIENRGLWKVQNDFMGGPFLNYLIPDKQRKRLIMMDAFIHAPGEKKRIFMRKAEVIFNSINLQN from the coding sequence ATGCGCTGCAATAGCCTCCTGCTCTTTATTTTAACACTCCTCTTATTTAGCCTCTTCAGTGCTTGTGATGCAAACAATTCCAAAAGTCAAAGAACAATACTTCCCGACTCAAATGGTGCTGTAGACGAAATTCTTATAGTTGCAGATCCCCTGCATCTTGAAGACAGTACTCGGAAAATCTTAAGCAATGTATTTTCCGGCCCTTATGACGTGTTGCCTCAATATGAACCCAGACTTATCAGTCGTTTTATTTCCTACAATAAAATGACCGATTTGCTGTCGAGATTTCGAACAATCGTTATTGTTGCCGATCTCGAAAAAAAAGGCAAGGCACGGGATTTCACCCTTGAAAATGTTCCACAGCAAATAATTGATAGTGGGGAGCGCAATTTTTATATCAAAAAAAATGCATGGGCTGAACCACAACTTATTATTTGTCTTTTTGCCAATGACCAGCATAACCTGTGGAAAGCCATCCAATCCCAAGGCGATTATCTTTGTGAAGTCATTCAAAAATACCAGGAACCGTTTCTTAAAAAAATCCTCTTTGCCAAAGGACACAATTATGAGCTAGAGAAAACCTTAAGAGAAAAATATCATATCAAAATGGAAATTCCTGAAGAGTATATTCTGGCTCAGGAAGAAGATGATTTTCTATGGATAAGGAGAGAAACCACTGTTTCAAGCGAAAACATTATGCTCTATTTTGAACCCTATGCATTCGAAAAGGATATTGAAAATTATGGCATTCCCTGGCGCAACAAACTGGGTAAAAAGTACATTTCTACCCAAATCGACAGCACATACATGACAACCGACAGCATACTTCCAGTAATGGCATCAATTAAGAAAATAAATGGTACGGAAATAATAGAAAACCGGGGACTCTGGAAAGTACAGAATGATTTTATGGGTGGTCCTTTTTTAAATTATCTTATCCCTGATAAACAAAGAAAGCGACTGATTATGATGGATGCTTTTATTCACGCACCTGGTGAGAAAAAACGCATATTTATGCGCAAAGCTGAAGTGATTTTCAACAGCATAAACTTGCAGAACTAA
- a CDS encoding transglycosylase SLT domain-containing protein has product MRLKSIAIFLHVIFFSFFLKAEKNDTSFIDKEFTTKLDSLSNWLYSTNLQFELKDSSVATLPADSFRYLLNDSLIITDLSKIPTPINLAYNRYVKRYIELYALERREQVERMLGMSAWYFPMFETALDRKGMPIELKYLPIVESALNPNAVSFAGASGLWQIMYYTGKSLGLNVNSYIDERRDPAKSTEAALNYLNRLYNVYGDWLLVIAAYNCGPGNVNKAIRRSGGHKNFWSIRKYLPRETRGYVPAFLGAMYVMEHYEKFGLKAIHPQFDYYSTDTVMIKNNLDLKIAADSLGIDFKVIAGLNPGLKKFFIPESETAYPLTLPINKIVLFEEKRDSIFAAYENTKESITESIAQLDKSEFPYKDENMARLSYHVKPGDNLGYIAEWYNCSAQDIRKWNNINGNIIKTGQRLDIFVPKNKLGDYADINSLSFEAKRQGKTTSSTKLLADEDCQCIYHEVKSGDTLWDISRLYPDVSIEHLKIWNQLSENQHLKPGMKLKIRT; this is encoded by the coding sequence ATGCGTCTAAAATCTATTGCCATATTTTTGCATGTCATCTTCTTCTCCTTTTTCCTAAAGGCAGAGAAAAATGATACTTCCTTTATTGACAAGGAATTCACTACTAAATTAGATAGCCTGAGTAATTGGCTCTACAGCACAAACCTTCAATTTGAATTAAAAGACTCATCTGTAGCTACTTTGCCTGCTGATTCATTTAGGTATCTGCTCAATGATTCGCTGATTATAACAGACCTCAGCAAAATACCAACTCCCATAAATTTAGCATACAATCGCTATGTAAAAAGATATATTGAACTCTATGCCTTAGAACGCAGAGAACAAGTAGAGCGAATGTTAGGTATGAGTGCCTGGTATTTTCCCATGTTTGAAACCGCACTCGACAGAAAAGGCATGCCGATAGAACTAAAATATTTACCCATAGTTGAATCAGCCCTCAACCCTAATGCTGTATCGTTTGCAGGCGCCAGTGGCCTTTGGCAAATTATGTATTATACTGGCAAATCTCTCGGACTCAATGTCAATTCCTATATTGATGAACGCAGAGATCCGGCAAAATCTACAGAAGCTGCCCTGAATTATTTAAACAGGCTTTATAATGTATATGGCGACTGGCTCCTTGTAATAGCAGCATACAATTGTGGCCCCGGAAATGTCAACAAAGCCATACGAAGATCAGGAGGACACAAAAATTTCTGGAGTATAAGAAAGTATTTACCGCGCGAAACGAGGGGGTATGTTCCTGCATTTCTTGGAGCCATGTATGTAATGGAACACTACGAAAAGTTTGGGCTTAAAGCTATTCATCCACAATTTGACTATTACAGCACCGATACTGTAATGATAAAAAACAATCTTGATTTAAAAATTGCAGCCGACAGTTTAGGTATAGATTTTAAAGTAATTGCAGGACTTAATCCAGGCCTGAAAAAATTCTTTATCCCAGAAAGCGAAACAGCATATCCCTTAACACTTCCAATTAATAAAATTGTGCTTTTTGAAGAAAAACGGGACTCTATTTTTGCAGCATACGAAAACACAAAAGAAAGTATTACTGAAAGTATTGCACAACTCGACAAAAGCGAATTTCCATACAAGGATGAAAATATGGCAAGATTAAGCTACCATGTAAAGCCGGGCGATAACCTGGGCTACATTGCTGAATGGTACAATTGTAGTGCTCAAGATATTCGCAAGTGGAACAACATCAATGGAAATATCATTAAAACCGGACAGCGTTTGGATATTTTTGTCCCCAAGAACAAACTTGGAGATTATGCAGATATTAACTCCTTGAGTTTTGAAGCTAAAAGACAGGGAAAAACCACTTCAAGCACTAAATTATTAGCTGATGAAGATTGTCAATGCATTTATCACGAAGTTAAATCAGGCGATACACTTTGGGATATCTCCAGGCTTTATCCGGATGTAAGTATAGAACATTTGAAAATTTGGAATCAGCTCAGCGAAAACCAACACTTAAAACCCGGCATGAAACTTAAAATCAGAACTTAG
- the gatA gene encoding Asp-tRNA(Asn)/Glu-tRNA(Gln) amidotransferase subunit GatA, producing MKEYTRLSDIQQELNAGNTTCVGLVEAYLKNIETRKDLNAFLEVYSDEALTRAKVIDQKLQSGNAGKLTGMVIGIKDILCLKDHKVGASSKILEGFNSLYTATAVQRLIDEDAIIIGRLNCDEFAMGSSNENSAYGNVKNALNPDYVPGGSSGGSAVAVQAGLCHASLGTDTGGSIRQPASFTGVFGLKPTYGRVSRYGLIAYASSFDQIGPFTKSAEDAALLLEIMSGADEYDSTCSDEAVKSYQLDAQKKYKIAYLPATLEHEGLDPEIKSKILSAIEKLKAEGHEVKAIEFPYLDYLVPSYYVLTTAEASSNLARFDGVRYGKRSENAESMDDVYYNTRSENFGPEVKRRIMLGTFVLSAGYYDAYYGKAQKVRRLLVESSRAMLEDYDFILTPTTPTTAFKIGEKSDDPIAMYLADIFTVQANLAGLPAVSVPLFEHSNGFPFGLQLMSDKFEEAKLLSFSKTLLENKTLFN from the coding sequence TTGAAAGAATATACCCGTCTGTCTGATATTCAACAGGAGCTCAATGCCGGCAACACAACTTGTGTTGGCCTGGTAGAAGCATACCTGAAAAATATTGAAACCCGCAAAGATTTAAATGCTTTTCTTGAAGTTTATTCTGATGAAGCTTTAACCAGGGCAAAAGTCATTGATCAGAAATTACAATCCGGCAATGCAGGGAAACTGACAGGCATGGTAATTGGCATAAAAGATATCTTATGCCTTAAAGACCATAAAGTTGGTGCTTCTTCAAAAATTCTGGAAGGATTCAATTCCTTATATACTGCCACTGCTGTTCAAAGACTCATCGATGAAGACGCTATAATCATAGGCCGTCTAAATTGCGATGAATTCGCTATGGGCTCAAGCAATGAAAACTCTGCATACGGAAATGTAAAAAATGCACTGAACCCCGATTATGTCCCTGGTGGATCTTCTGGCGGTTCGGCAGTAGCAGTTCAGGCCGGGCTTTGCCATGCATCTCTCGGTACAGATACCGGAGGCTCTATTCGGCAACCGGCATCCTTCACAGGTGTGTTCGGATTAAAACCTACATACGGCAGAGTGTCCCGCTATGGACTTATTGCCTATGCTTCTTCATTCGATCAAATTGGCCCTTTTACCAAAAGTGCTGAAGATGCTGCATTGCTTCTCGAAATTATGAGCGGTGCTGACGAATACGACAGTACTTGCTCGGATGAAGCTGTAAAAAGCTATCAGCTTGATGCTCAAAAGAAATATAAAATTGCGTATTTGCCCGCTACACTTGAACACGAAGGACTTGATCCGGAAATTAAATCAAAAATCCTGTCTGCAATTGAAAAACTCAAAGCCGAAGGGCATGAAGTAAAAGCAATTGAATTTCCATACCTCGATTATCTTGTACCCTCCTATTATGTGTTGACAACTGCCGAAGCATCTTCAAACCTTGCCCGCTTTGATGGCGTACGCTATGGAAAGCGTTCGGAAAATGCCGAAAGCATGGACGATGTTTATTACAATACACGCTCTGAAAATTTTGGGCCAGAAGTAAAACGCAGAATTATGCTCGGCACCTTTGTGCTAAGTGCAGGATATTACGATGCTTATTATGGGAAAGCACAAAAAGTAAGACGTCTACTTGTTGAAAGCAGCAGGGCTATGCTCGAGGATTATGATTTTATTCTGACTCCCACCACACCTACAACAGCTTTCAAGATTGGCGAAAAATCCGATGACCCCATAGCAATGTACCTTGCCGATATTTTCACTGTCCAGGCCAATCTGGCAGGATTACCTGCTGTTTCAGTTCCTTTGTTTGAGCATTCCAATGGCTTCCCTTTTGGATTGCAACTGATGAGTGATAAATTTGAAGAAGCTAAATTGTTGTCTTTTTCAAAAACACTGTTGGAAAACAAGACACTTTTTAACTGA
- a CDS encoding twin-arginine translocase TatA/TatE family subunit produces MLPGGWEWIIIIFAILLLFGGRKIPELMKGIGKGIREFNAAKANIRTEIEDGIKEEDSKKEKQSKEEKVN; encoded by the coding sequence ATGCTTCCAGGAGGTTGGGAATGGATTATTATTATTTTCGCGATTTTACTGCTTTTTGGCGGTAGAAAAATCCCTGAATTGATGAAAGGTATTGGCAAAGGCATACGCGAATTCAATGCTGCCAAAGCTAATATAAGAACTGAGATTGAGGATGGAATAAAAGAAGAGGATTCCAAGAAAGAAAAACAATCCAAAGAAGAAAAAGTCAATTAA
- a CDS encoding peptidoglycan DD-metalloendopeptidase family protein, whose translation MKKNKFFFLAIAILLFCLPIYGQQRSALEKERKQLLKEIDLTKQLLQETSVSKKKSLSQLTTLEKQIELRQEIIINISKELASLNATIKETETVITSLEQDLEELKESYAQLLIYAYKNRSEINELIFIFSSKNFNDAFNRMKYLQRYGEFRKTQAQLIENTKKTLSGKLSDLEKKKNEKQRLLNDQKRQKEKLDNEKSEKDKLVNDLLSQERQLKKDLKKKQSSAEKLNKKIEEIIQREIEIARQKAEAAKKEKKEGSDALRDTPESAKLSADFASNMGKLPWPVQKGIISSRFGKHVHPILKVETFNNGIDIKTNQNAEVRAVFDGEVVSVVYNPGFQRAIIIRHGEYFTVYSNLKDVLLKTGDAVKAKQTIGAVYTDEEENKTEVHLEVWKGTKKLNPALWIYNQ comes from the coding sequence ATGAAAAAAAATAAGTTTTTCTTTTTAGCTATTGCAATATTGCTTTTTTGCCTGCCAATATACGGGCAGCAGCGCTCTGCACTTGAAAAAGAAAGAAAACAATTGCTCAAGGAAATCGACCTTACCAAACAACTGCTACAGGAAACAAGTGTCAGCAAAAAAAAATCCCTCAGTCAGCTCACAACATTAGAAAAACAAATAGAGCTGCGACAGGAAATAATCATCAATATCTCTAAAGAGCTGGCTTCGCTCAATGCTACAATTAAAGAAACAGAAACCGTTATCACCTCTCTTGAGCAAGACCTGGAAGAACTCAAGGAAAGCTATGCACAACTGCTGATATACGCCTACAAAAACCGTTCAGAGATAAACGAGCTGATTTTTATATTTTCTTCCAAAAATTTCAATGATGCATTCAACCGAATGAAATACCTGCAACGCTATGGAGAATTCAGAAAAACCCAGGCACAGCTTATAGAAAACACTAAAAAAACACTTTCAGGGAAACTCTCAGATCTGGAAAAGAAAAAAAATGAAAAACAGCGTTTGCTTAATGATCAAAAGCGACAAAAAGAAAAGCTAGACAATGAAAAAAGTGAAAAGGACAAACTCGTAAACGATTTGCTTTCGCAAGAAAGACAGCTAAAAAAAGACCTGAAGAAAAAGCAAAGCTCAGCTGAAAAGCTCAATAAAAAAATTGAAGAAATCATTCAAAGGGAAATAGAAATTGCACGGCAAAAAGCTGAAGCCGCAAAAAAAGAAAAGAAAGAAGGTAGCGATGCATTGAGAGATACACCGGAATCTGCAAAACTTTCAGCAGATTTCGCTTCTAATATGGGCAAACTGCCCTGGCCCGTTCAAAAAGGCATTATTTCCAGTCGTTTCGGAAAGCATGTACATCCCATTCTGAAAGTCGAAACATTTAACAATGGCATTGATATCAAAACAAACCAAAATGCTGAAGTAAGAGCTGTATTTGATGGAGAAGTTGTGAGCGTGGTCTATAATCCCGGATTTCAAAGAGCAATAATAATCAGGCATGGAGAATATTTTACCGTGTATTCAAACCTGAAAGATGTGCTCTTGAAAACAGGCGATGCTGTTAAAGCCAAACAAACCATAGGCGCAGTTTACACCGATGAGGAAGAAAACAAAACCGAAGTGCACTTGGAAGTATGGAAAGGAACGAAAAAATTAAATCCTGCCTTATGGATATACAATCAATAA
- a CDS encoding DUF4292 domain-containing protein: MNRGVFFLVVVLLFIFSCRSSKDISKEIKIEKLSPKALQEALQQNDYDYQSFSARLKIRYKTKEKSQSFTANLRMIKDSIIWANFTSLMGIEVGRVLIRKDSVFLLDRMDKVYYERDYEFIEEYLPYRLSLKQVQDILLGKFSFEIQDKAKSKVRNKQHMLIFQQDDFSVEIQIEPKHFRLSEVFLEDNLVKRYARFIFDDYVTSDSIDFSSERNIFFSGDKPLETEIKFSRIKWNEPVDFPFFVGSKYEKK; this comes from the coding sequence ATGAATAGGGGTGTATTCTTTCTTGTTGTAGTGCTGCTATTTATTTTCTCCTGCCGCAGCAGTAAAGATATTAGCAAAGAAATAAAAATTGAAAAGCTAAGTCCGAAAGCGCTTCAAGAAGCATTACAGCAAAATGATTACGATTATCAAAGCTTCAGTGCCCGCCTTAAGATCCGCTACAAAACCAAAGAAAAATCACAAAGTTTCACTGCCAATTTGCGCATGATCAAAGACAGTATAATCTGGGCAAATTTCACCTCACTAATGGGCATTGAAGTAGGAAGAGTATTGATTAGAAAAGATTCCGTATTCCTGCTCGACCGAATGGACAAAGTCTATTACGAACGCGATTATGAATTTATTGAAGAATACTTGCCATATCGACTTTCACTAAAGCAAGTTCAGGATATACTTCTTGGCAAGTTCAGTTTTGAAATACAGGATAAAGCCAAAAGTAAAGTCCGCAACAAACAGCACATGCTTATTTTTCAGCAAGATGATTTCTCAGTGGAAATTCAAATTGAACCTAAGCACTTTCGCCTCAGCGAAGTTTTTTTAGAGGATAATCTCGTAAAAAGATATGCAAGATTTATTTTTGATGATTATGTAACCAGTGATTCCATAGACTTTTCTTCGGAGCGAAACATTTTTTTCAGCGGTGACAAACCATTGGAAACAGAAATAAAATTTTCACGCATAAAATGGAATGAACCCGTGGATTTCCCTTTCTTTGTAGGCAGTAAATATGAAAAAAAATAA